The following are encoded together in the Sphingomonas insulae genome:
- a CDS encoding multidrug effflux MFS transporter: MKTLNTPAAPVDTGADPLAAAGPAGAPIGFVEFVALVAALMSLAALGIDSMLPALPAIGTALGVATENQRQFIITAFVLGFGIAQLVHGPLADRFGRRTVLLWAIGGYAVANVACAIAGSFTLLLAARVFGGAMVAATRVATVAMVRDCYHGRPMARVMSIAFMVFMIVPVLAPAFGQTVLLFANWRGIFWVVGALSIGIWTWFFIRMPETLRAEAQQPLSIARIAAGWKQTLSDRWSLGYTLASTSLMGALYGYLNSVQQIMFDTFERPKLLAVMFALTAMLMAAANLTNARLVMRLGTRLISHSAVTALVVLSAIHLGIALSGYETLAGFVVLQALTMGCFGLATSNFSSMAMENMGGIAGTASSVQGFTSVTFGAVVGVIIGQAFDGSTAPLAAGFLICGAVALTVVLVTERGRLFRSA, encoded by the coding sequence GTGAAAACCCTGAACACACCTGCTGCGCCGGTCGACACCGGCGCCGATCCGCTCGCTGCTGCCGGTCCTGCCGGCGCACCGATCGGGTTCGTCGAATTCGTCGCGCTGGTCGCAGCGCTGATGTCGCTCGCGGCGCTCGGCATCGATTCGATGTTGCCGGCGCTGCCCGCGATCGGGACGGCATTGGGGGTCGCGACCGAAAACCAGCGGCAGTTCATCATCACCGCCTTCGTTCTCGGCTTCGGCATCGCGCAGCTGGTCCACGGGCCGCTGGCCGATCGCTTCGGGCGACGGACGGTGCTGCTGTGGGCGATCGGCGGCTATGCCGTCGCCAACGTCGCCTGCGCCATCGCGGGCAGCTTTACCCTTTTGCTCGCCGCACGGGTGTTCGGCGGCGCGATGGTGGCGGCGACCCGCGTCGCGACGGTGGCGATGGTGCGCGACTGTTACCATGGCCGGCCGATGGCGCGAGTGATGTCGATCGCGTTCATGGTGTTCATGATCGTGCCGGTGCTGGCGCCGGCATTCGGACAGACGGTGCTGCTGTTCGCGAACTGGCGCGGCATCTTCTGGGTGGTGGGTGCGCTGAGCATCGGTATCTGGACGTGGTTCTTCATCCGCATGCCGGAGACGCTGCGTGCCGAGGCGCAGCAGCCGCTGTCGATCGCGCGCATCGCGGCGGGGTGGAAGCAGACGCTGAGCGATCGGTGGTCGCTGGGCTACACGCTCGCCTCGACGTCGCTGATGGGCGCGCTGTACGGCTATCTGAATTCGGTGCAGCAGATCATGTTCGACACGTTCGAACGGCCCAAATTGCTGGCGGTGATGTTCGCGCTGACGGCGATGCTGATGGCGGCGGCGAACCTGACCAACGCGCGGCTGGTGATGCGGCTGGGGACGCGCCTCATCAGCCATAGCGCGGTGACCGCACTGGTGGTGCTGAGCGCGATCCACCTGGGCATCGCGCTGTCGGGATACGAGACGTTGGCCGGCTTCGTCGTCCTGCAGGCGCTGACGATGGGCTGCTTCGGCCTTGCGACATCGAACTTCTCGTCGATGGCGATGGAGAACATGGGCGGGATCGCCGGCACCGCATCGAGCGTGCAGGGCTTCACCAGCGTCACCTTCGGCGCGGTCGTCGGCGTGATCATCGGGCAGGCGTTCGACGGGAGTACCGCACCGCTGGCGGCGGGGTTCCTGATCTGCGGCGCGGTCGCGCTGACTGTCGTGCTGGTGACCGAGCGCGGTCGCCTGTTCCGGTCGGCCTGA
- a CDS encoding DNA primase, protein MGGHQVMGHGSGDDGYDEEGYDESQRAEILEATRNGPSDGTVLTDLNPDLGDDDIEDESIDDVDMDSEEVGESDASVTMDEDDMDEDDAQDDFDAGTTDDEEIKDTDDTALRP, encoded by the coding sequence ATGGGTGGACATCAGGTCATGGGCCATGGCTCGGGCGACGACGGGTATGACGAAGAGGGCTATGACGAGAGCCAGCGCGCCGAGATCCTGGAGGCGACGCGCAACGGCCCCAGCGACGGCACGGTGCTGACCGACCTCAACCCCGACCTCGGCGACGACGATATCGAGGATGAATCGATCGACGACGTCGACATGGATTCGGAAGAGGTCGGCGAAAGCGACGCCAGTGTCACCATGGACGAAGACGACATGGACGAGGACGACGCCCAGGACGATTTCGACGCCGGCACGACCGACGACGAAGAGATCAAGGACACCGACGACACCGCCCTGCGGCCGTGA